The following are encoded together in the Brassica napus cultivar Da-Ae chromosome A9, Da-Ae, whole genome shotgun sequence genome:
- the LOC106367645 gene encoding glutamate receptor 3.6-like isoform X1, whose product MMLLTFCDHHLQRLLDHQGALSYLIHLSHTLCGKSDSFQKQEEAAETEKMKWLLLLLLLCHAVPLQGQSTNVSPRPQVVNIGSVFTFKSLIGKVIKVAMQAAVDDVNANPTVLNNTRLNIIMHDTKFNGFMSIMEPLRFMENKTVAIIGPQRPTSARVVSHVATELKIPILSFTATDPTMSPRQFPFFIRTSQNDLFQMAAIADIVHHYGWREVIAIYGDDDYGQNGVAALGDKLAEKRCRISYKAALPPEPTRENITNLLIKVALSESRIIVVHAYFIWGLEVFNVAQYLGMMSSGYVWIATNWLSTIIDTNSPPLPNNIQGVIALRLHTPDSVMKKSFVQRWRNVTNVGLSTYGLYAYDTVWLLAHAIDDYLQRGGNVSFSTSPIVSELRGGNLHLDALKVFDGGNVFLESILKVDRVGLTGRMKFTKDRNLVNPSFDVINVIGTGHRTVGYWSDHLGLSVMPPEELENASSSGQKLHSVVWPGQTTHTPRGWVFSNNGRHLRIGVPNRYRFEEVVSVQSNGIITGFCVDVFVAALSLLPYAVPYELVALGDGHDNPSNSELVRLITAGVFDAGVGDITIITERTKMADFTQPYVESGLVVVAPVRKLGSNAMAFLRPFTPQMWLIAASSFLIVGAVIWCLEHKHNDEFRGPPRRQVITTFWFSFSTLFFSHRETTVSNLGRIVLLIWLFIVLIINSSYTASLTSILTVHQLSSPIKGIETLQTNNDPIGYPQGSFVRDYLVNELRIHESRLVPLWSPEEYEKALRDGPGKGGVAAIVGERAYIELFLSNRCEFGIVGQEFTKTGWGFAFPRNSPLAVDVSTAILQLSENGDLQRIRDKWLLRKACSLQGAEIEVDRLELKSFWGLFVVCGLACVVALAVYIVMMIRKFGRHCPVEAEGSIRRRSSPSASIHSFLSFVKEKEEDVKARSSRERQLEHI is encoded by the exons ATGATGCTTCTTACTTTCTGTGACCACCATTTACAAAGGCTCTTAGATCATCAAGGGGCACTCAGCTACTTGATCCACCTTTCTCACACGCTCTGTGGGAAAAGCGACAG TTTTCAGAAACAGGAGGAAGCTGCTGAAACTGAGAAGATGAAGTGGCTTCTTCTTTTGCTGCTTCTCTGCCATGCAGTTCCCCTACAAGGACAATCCACAAATGTCTCTCCCAGACCCCAAGTTGTGAACATCGGCTCCGTTTTCACATTCAAGTCTCTCATTGGTAAAGTCATCAAAGTAGCTATGCAAGCCGCCGTTGACGACGTGAATGCCAACCCCACCGTTCTCAACAACACTCGACTCAATATCATCATGCATGACACCAAATTCAACGGATTCATGAGCATCATGGAAC CTCTACGGTTCATGGAGAACAAGACAGTAGCCATAATAGGGCCTCAGAGACCAACATCAGCCCGTGTAGTCTCCCACGTCGCAACAGAGCTAAAGATTCCTATACTTTCCTTCACCGCCACAGACCCCACCATGTCTCCTCGTCAGTTCCCTTTCTTCATCAGAACTTCGCAAAACGATCTCTTCCAGATGGCCGCCATTGCAGACATTGTCCACCACTACGGCTGGAGAGAAGTCATCGCAATCTACGGTGACGATGATTATGGCCAAAACGGTGTAGCTGCTCTGGGAGACAAGTTAGCAGAGAAGCGTTGCAGAATCTCATACAAAGCAGCTTTGCCCCCCGAACCCACCAGAGAGAACATAACTAACTTGCTGATTAAAGTAGCTTTGAGTGAGTCACGCATCATTGTTGTCCACGCTTATTTCATCTGGGGCCTTGAGGTCTTCAATGTGGCTCAGTATCTTGGTATGATGAGCAGTGGCTATGTGTGGATTGCTACCAATTGGCTTTCTACCATCATAGACACaaactctcctcctcttccCAATAACATTCAAGGAGTCATCGCGCTGCGCCTGCACACTCCTGACTCGGTCATGAAGAAGAGCTTCGTTCAGAGGTGGCGTAACGTAACTAATGTTGGACTCAGCACTTATGGACTGTATGCTTATGACACTGTCTGGCTGCTCGCTCACGCCATTGATGATTATCTCCAAAGAGGTGGAAACGTTTCCTTTTCGACGAGTCCGATTGTGTCTGAGCTTAGAGGTGGGAACTTGCACCTTGACGCTCTCAAAGTCTTTGATGGAGGAAATGTATTTCTCGAGAGCATCTTGAAGGTTGACAGAGTCGGCTTAACGGGTAGGATGAAGTTTACTAAAGACAGGAACCTAGTGAATCCGTCCTTTGATGTGATTAATGTCATTGGCACTGGTCACAGGACCGTTGGTTACTGGTCTGATCATCTAGGCTTGTCTGTGATGCCCCCTGAGGAGTTGGAGAACGCATCTTCCTCGGGGCAGAAGCTTCATAGCGTTGTATGGCCAGGGCAGACGACGCACACCCCTCGTGGGTGGGTGTTCTCGAACAATGGAAGACATTTGAGGATTGGAGTACCGAATCGTTACAGGTTCGAAGAGGTTGTGTCGGTTCAAAGCAACGGGATCATCACTGGCTTCTGTGTTGATGTCTTTGTGGCCGCTCTCAGTTTACTACCTTATGCAGTTCCCTATGAGCTTGTAGCTTTGGGGGATGGTCATGATAATCCAAGTAACTCTGAGCTAGTGCGCTTGATAACTGCTGGG GTGTTCGATGCAGGTGTTGGCGATATAACCATCATAACGGAGAGAACCAAGATGGCGGATTTTACACAGCCGTATGTGGAGTCAGGGCTAGTGGTGGTGGCTCCTGTTCGGAAGTTAGGTTCCAATGCTATGGCGTTCTTGAGGCCGTTCACTCCCCAGATGTGGCTTATTGCAGCTTCCTCTTTCCTCATAGTTGGTGCTGTCATTTGGTGTCTGGAGCACAAACACAATGACGAGTTTCGAGGCCCTCCTCGTAGACAAGTCATCACTACTTTCTG GTTCAGCTTCTCAACTCTTTTCTTCTCACATA GAGAGACGACGGTCAGCAACCTTGGAAGAATAGTGCTGCTTATATGGCTATTCATTGTTCTCATAATCAACTCAAGTTACACCGCCAGCCTCACGTCAATTCTGACAGTTCATCAGCTATCATCACCAATCAAAGGCATAGAGACATTGCAAACAAACAATGATCCTATTGGTTATCCACAAGGGTCCTTTGTCAGAGACTATCTGGTTAACGAGCTCAGGATCCACGAGTCAAGACTAGTCCCTCTTTGGTCTCCAGAGGAATACGAGAAGGCCTTAAGAGATGGTCCAGGAAAAGGTGGTGTTGCTGCTATTGTTGGTGAACGTGCTTACATAGAGCTTTTCCTCTCAAACCGATGCGAGTTCGGCATAGTTGGTCAAGAGTTCACTAAAACCGGTTGGGGATTT GCATTCCCACGTAACTCTCCTTTGGCTGTTGACGTTTCAACGGCGATTCTGCAGCTATCAGAGAACGGAGATTTGCAGAGAATACGAGACAAATGGTTGCTAAGGAAAGCTTGTTCGTTGCAAGGCGCAGAGATAGAGGTGGATAGGCTGGAGCTTAAGAGCTTTTGGGGATTGTTTGTGGTGTGTGGACTGGCATGCGTTGTTGCTCTTGCAGTGTATATAGTGATGATGATACGTAAATTCGGAAGACACTGTCCTGTAGAAGCAGAGGGATCGATAAGGAGAAGAAGCTCACCATCGGCAAGTATCCACTCTTTTCTCTCCTTTgtgaaggagaaagaagaagacgtCAAGGCTCGGTCCTCTAGAGAAAGGCAGCTTGAACATATCTAA
- the LOC106367645 gene encoding glutamate receptor 3.6-like isoform X2, protein MKWLLLLLLLCHAVPLQGQSTNVSPRPQVVNIGSVFTFKSLIGKVIKVAMQAAVDDVNANPTVLNNTRLNIIMHDTKFNGFMSIMEPLRFMENKTVAIIGPQRPTSARVVSHVATELKIPILSFTATDPTMSPRQFPFFIRTSQNDLFQMAAIADIVHHYGWREVIAIYGDDDYGQNGVAALGDKLAEKRCRISYKAALPPEPTRENITNLLIKVALSESRIIVVHAYFIWGLEVFNVAQYLGMMSSGYVWIATNWLSTIIDTNSPPLPNNIQGVIALRLHTPDSVMKKSFVQRWRNVTNVGLSTYGLYAYDTVWLLAHAIDDYLQRGGNVSFSTSPIVSELRGGNLHLDALKVFDGGNVFLESILKVDRVGLTGRMKFTKDRNLVNPSFDVINVIGTGHRTVGYWSDHLGLSVMPPEELENASSSGQKLHSVVWPGQTTHTPRGWVFSNNGRHLRIGVPNRYRFEEVVSVQSNGIITGFCVDVFVAALSLLPYAVPYELVALGDGHDNPSNSELVRLITAGVFDAGVGDITIITERTKMADFTQPYVESGLVVVAPVRKLGSNAMAFLRPFTPQMWLIAASSFLIVGAVIWCLEHKHNDEFRGPPRRQVITTFWFSFSTLFFSHRETTVSNLGRIVLLIWLFIVLIINSSYTASLTSILTVHQLSSPIKGIETLQTNNDPIGYPQGSFVRDYLVNELRIHESRLVPLWSPEEYEKALRDGPGKGGVAAIVGERAYIELFLSNRCEFGIVGQEFTKTGWGFAFPRNSPLAVDVSTAILQLSENGDLQRIRDKWLLRKACSLQGAEIEVDRLELKSFWGLFVVCGLACVVALAVYIVMMIRKFGRHCPVEAEGSIRRRSSPSASIHSFLSFVKEKEEDVKARSSRERQLEHI, encoded by the exons ATGAAGTGGCTTCTTCTTTTGCTGCTTCTCTGCCATGCAGTTCCCCTACAAGGACAATCCACAAATGTCTCTCCCAGACCCCAAGTTGTGAACATCGGCTCCGTTTTCACATTCAAGTCTCTCATTGGTAAAGTCATCAAAGTAGCTATGCAAGCCGCCGTTGACGACGTGAATGCCAACCCCACCGTTCTCAACAACACTCGACTCAATATCATCATGCATGACACCAAATTCAACGGATTCATGAGCATCATGGAAC CTCTACGGTTCATGGAGAACAAGACAGTAGCCATAATAGGGCCTCAGAGACCAACATCAGCCCGTGTAGTCTCCCACGTCGCAACAGAGCTAAAGATTCCTATACTTTCCTTCACCGCCACAGACCCCACCATGTCTCCTCGTCAGTTCCCTTTCTTCATCAGAACTTCGCAAAACGATCTCTTCCAGATGGCCGCCATTGCAGACATTGTCCACCACTACGGCTGGAGAGAAGTCATCGCAATCTACGGTGACGATGATTATGGCCAAAACGGTGTAGCTGCTCTGGGAGACAAGTTAGCAGAGAAGCGTTGCAGAATCTCATACAAAGCAGCTTTGCCCCCCGAACCCACCAGAGAGAACATAACTAACTTGCTGATTAAAGTAGCTTTGAGTGAGTCACGCATCATTGTTGTCCACGCTTATTTCATCTGGGGCCTTGAGGTCTTCAATGTGGCTCAGTATCTTGGTATGATGAGCAGTGGCTATGTGTGGATTGCTACCAATTGGCTTTCTACCATCATAGACACaaactctcctcctcttccCAATAACATTCAAGGAGTCATCGCGCTGCGCCTGCACACTCCTGACTCGGTCATGAAGAAGAGCTTCGTTCAGAGGTGGCGTAACGTAACTAATGTTGGACTCAGCACTTATGGACTGTATGCTTATGACACTGTCTGGCTGCTCGCTCACGCCATTGATGATTATCTCCAAAGAGGTGGAAACGTTTCCTTTTCGACGAGTCCGATTGTGTCTGAGCTTAGAGGTGGGAACTTGCACCTTGACGCTCTCAAAGTCTTTGATGGAGGAAATGTATTTCTCGAGAGCATCTTGAAGGTTGACAGAGTCGGCTTAACGGGTAGGATGAAGTTTACTAAAGACAGGAACCTAGTGAATCCGTCCTTTGATGTGATTAATGTCATTGGCACTGGTCACAGGACCGTTGGTTACTGGTCTGATCATCTAGGCTTGTCTGTGATGCCCCCTGAGGAGTTGGAGAACGCATCTTCCTCGGGGCAGAAGCTTCATAGCGTTGTATGGCCAGGGCAGACGACGCACACCCCTCGTGGGTGGGTGTTCTCGAACAATGGAAGACATTTGAGGATTGGAGTACCGAATCGTTACAGGTTCGAAGAGGTTGTGTCGGTTCAAAGCAACGGGATCATCACTGGCTTCTGTGTTGATGTCTTTGTGGCCGCTCTCAGTTTACTACCTTATGCAGTTCCCTATGAGCTTGTAGCTTTGGGGGATGGTCATGATAATCCAAGTAACTCTGAGCTAGTGCGCTTGATAACTGCTGGG GTGTTCGATGCAGGTGTTGGCGATATAACCATCATAACGGAGAGAACCAAGATGGCGGATTTTACACAGCCGTATGTGGAGTCAGGGCTAGTGGTGGTGGCTCCTGTTCGGAAGTTAGGTTCCAATGCTATGGCGTTCTTGAGGCCGTTCACTCCCCAGATGTGGCTTATTGCAGCTTCCTCTTTCCTCATAGTTGGTGCTGTCATTTGGTGTCTGGAGCACAAACACAATGACGAGTTTCGAGGCCCTCCTCGTAGACAAGTCATCACTACTTTCTG GTTCAGCTTCTCAACTCTTTTCTTCTCACATA GAGAGACGACGGTCAGCAACCTTGGAAGAATAGTGCTGCTTATATGGCTATTCATTGTTCTCATAATCAACTCAAGTTACACCGCCAGCCTCACGTCAATTCTGACAGTTCATCAGCTATCATCACCAATCAAAGGCATAGAGACATTGCAAACAAACAATGATCCTATTGGTTATCCACAAGGGTCCTTTGTCAGAGACTATCTGGTTAACGAGCTCAGGATCCACGAGTCAAGACTAGTCCCTCTTTGGTCTCCAGAGGAATACGAGAAGGCCTTAAGAGATGGTCCAGGAAAAGGTGGTGTTGCTGCTATTGTTGGTGAACGTGCTTACATAGAGCTTTTCCTCTCAAACCGATGCGAGTTCGGCATAGTTGGTCAAGAGTTCACTAAAACCGGTTGGGGATTT GCATTCCCACGTAACTCTCCTTTGGCTGTTGACGTTTCAACGGCGATTCTGCAGCTATCAGAGAACGGAGATTTGCAGAGAATACGAGACAAATGGTTGCTAAGGAAAGCTTGTTCGTTGCAAGGCGCAGAGATAGAGGTGGATAGGCTGGAGCTTAAGAGCTTTTGGGGATTGTTTGTGGTGTGTGGACTGGCATGCGTTGTTGCTCTTGCAGTGTATATAGTGATGATGATACGTAAATTCGGAAGACACTGTCCTGTAGAAGCAGAGGGATCGATAAGGAGAAGAAGCTCACCATCGGCAAGTATCCACTCTTTTCTCTCCTTTgtgaaggagaaagaagaagacgtCAAGGCTCGGTCCTCTAGAGAAAGGCAGCTTGAACATATCTAA